A segment of the Dermacentor andersoni chromosome 5, qqDerAnde1_hic_scaffold, whole genome shotgun sequence genome:
GTCGCTCCACATATTGTTCAGCAAATCTGCGATACTGAACACGTTCACAGTACCAATATCGCCAGTACAATGCGTATATTCTGTACTATCGGACCGCCTTTATACCTGAATTCCTGCGTGAAGCTTTATATATAATACAAGCCTCCTATTGCGGCGAAAGATTACGGCCACAAATCCACGGAGCTGGATTCATTTCTTCACGTGGAAGATATATATCCACGTGGTTTTCACTCGCCCCTCGGTATAATAACGGGTCGCCAGAATCTGGGCGTACAGCAAAAATCTTCAGCAATCGCTGCTGTGGTTTGGCCGGCTGTATAGTCTCGGACCACCCGGATCGAGCAAAAAGCAGGCAGCCCGCCCTGTATAACCTCGATCCCTAGACGATCCCTATGACTAGGATGTTTGGTTTTTCCTGTGCAACCGACTGAGATCCACGGGCTTGTAGGCACGGCATCTCTACCGGGATCGATCAGAAGCCTAAGGCTTCCAGCTCGGCGGTATAGTGATCCTGTCTAGCGCCGCGGCTCCGGATCGGCCTTGTTCGCCGAGGCTTTGCTTTCTCGTTGTCGCAAACTGACGTCCTTTTGATTCCGTTGTCATCTCAgcatcacccccccccctccccttgtgTTCCTTTCATTTGTCTCAATAAGTGAGACCCCGCTTGTGGGCCCAACCTATTGAACTTAGATCGATATCGTCTGTCTGGATTTGGGTCTGCATTACGGTCCGACACATGTATCAGGAAGTCGATTCCGGacagggcattaagcttttcgtGAGGCGTGAAGGCCAGCTTACGCGGTGTTCGCAAAGTTGGTGGCTTCGCTACAGGGTTGATTGGAAATGtctccttttatttctttctgaGACATCTATACTTTGTGTTGCCGCAAACTAAAAGTGATCACTCTGTAAGAGTAACATACCATTTCAAAGCTCCTGCAGCTGTTTTCGTTTCTTGGTCTCTTAtagaatattatatatatatatatatatatatatatatatatatatatatatatatatatatatatatatatatatatatatatatatatatatatatatatatatatatatatatatatatatatatatatatatatatatatatatatacgttttttCATAGAGCACCGCATTTGTCCACACACATCACTGATTGTCAATACCTTGAGTTATTGAAGTGCACAACTTTTCGAATAGATCATGCAAAACGTCCTTTGTTTGGTGGGCACTTCAAACTGAATTCATCAAATACTACTTTAGATCAATGAATTTGTCATTGTCGTTGGCTTGTCAATTCAGGAAAGAAAATGCGCCATCATATTGTTTCCCTCTGTTTTCTCGTACTTGCTTTAAATCCTTTGCCTCTAATTAAGCAGCGCGTTGTTGCCTTGTATTACAATTACCTTTATTCGCAAGCTTCTTCAAAAACACTCCTAATGCGTTGCCTGCAGTGTCCGGAAAATCGAATAAGGCGCGTGTAAACATGGGCCCACGAAGGCTGTTTTTGTTGTTCCACCGCTTCTATGTTTTGTTGTTCTACAGTGTATTCAGTAGAAGCAGTAACGCAGGTCTCCTtacaattgttttttttattctttttttaaataaacgaGCTCAAACAGTAGATCAACTCTTCTTCTTAGGTTTGTTCTAGACAACGTCCTTTTTAAATGAGCTAATCTCATTTTTAGTATGCACGTTGACTGCGGCGTgacgacgacaatgggatgacgatgctGAAATGATAAGTATGAAATGTATGCCGAAGAGGTAAAGggaaagcttcgatttaaaatagacacatccggtttgctaccttacactgggaggtaaaggaaaggggaatagaaagatgaaaaAATGGAGATAGTGAGGACTGGAGTACAcatgggaggatgcacagggacactcttagcggtctcttaaaccggcgcacttcaagtagtgcattagtgcacgaatcgctttttgtgccagtgacttGTGAGGCCAGAGTCCGACTATCTTTGACTCTGAGAACAGTGTCGAGCTCAGCAGGTTTAAAATTTCATTTGGTGTCTATATGGGTGCTGGTAAATGTAAATATGCAAATtgtaacattttcttttcataGAAAGGAGCAAGGGGGCTCATTGCCGTGTTCATGTTTGTTTTACAATCCTTAATTTCGTGCTTCTGTAGTGCTAGTTGACCAATAAAAAGAATGGGGAAAGTTTAACTGAACCAAACAACCATGAAAGGGTACTCGTTGATGTGTAACACATGTCGCAAACATAGCTTTTCTCCCTCTATTTTTCTAGACAAACTCAAAGCGCCTGCTTTTGAGTTCTAAATGTGACATAATCATTGTGAACTCTCAAAGCAGTCACAGTTTGTTTGACGGTACATAACAGCAATCGGGCCGGTGCACCACTGTCGACCGCGATGATGACGTAGCTTAGTTCATTCAGGGGAGAAAGTGCCGCATCTGCCGTATTCTTTAGTGGGAAGGCAgatatcaatcaatcagtcaatcaaatgAACTTTTATTTCTAAACGATAAATATGGGGATGACGCGAAAAAGCTGCTAACTGCAGCTTGAGAAGGCCCTGGCCCGCTAAGTTGTCTTAGCTTCAAAATTTCCATGAGCACATTGCTATTTTGCTATTCCAGTATTTCCTTTTGCTATATGCCAAATCAGTGGATGTCAGTCACCAACATCTGTCAATGGCCAGCGGTGACATTCACCAATCGTGAAAATATAAATGGCCACAATTTATGAAGCAATATGGTGCAACACGGTACAAATGCATAGTGTATTTGTCTACTTCAATGTTTTTGAAGGCTACGCCGACGTCGTGCTTTaggcgcgattttttttttttcgcttatctTGCAAAAATTGTTCGCAGACACTTCAGGCTACATAAAGTGGTCTTACTTTGCACGTATTCAGCTGGGGATCGTTCATCACGTAAAAAGcccagatagaaaaaaaaaagatacaccgTAGAGCACCACCAAgtgacgttgagtttactcgtgtctattgtggaccgaataaagctgtttcactcactcactcactcactcactcactcacgcactcactcactcactcactcactcactcactcactcactcactcgctcgctcactcactcactcactcactcactcactcactcactcactcactcactcactcactcactcactcactcactcactcactcactcactcactcactcactcactcactcactcactcactcactcactcactcaccgtaGAGCAATGTTATCAGTTCAGGAAGATTTGCCTTTACTCGCCCGTAATACCGCACATTAGTACTAGCCAACGTAGAATTCATACACGTTATAAACGACGACACATGTTACTACAGAGGTTTTGTCACTTTTGTACCAGCAACTTTTCTATTTAAAATATATTCATTTTCAGATTCGCCTCTAACAAATAGCGTTACCTGGTATTTTCAAGTTGATTCCTCGGAGGCGAAAATTCGTACATAACTCATGTTGCCCGGGTATCTAATTaaagttaaaaagaaataaattctggggtattacgtgccaaaacaacaatctgGTTATGAAGCGCGccatagtggagaactccggatttATTGTGACCATCtatggttctttaatgtgcaccataTGCGcgttacacgggtgtttttgcattctatccccaccgaaatgcgaccgccgtgggcgGGCTTTGATCACGCAGCCTCGGATttagcagcgccacaccaaaTCTACCACGCCACAATGACCGGTTTTAATTAAATTTATTCACTAAGAAACATTATAATCATTAACTTTATGGCACACATTTGTCATAGCTGAAACAGAGCCACGTAATTATGAAGTCGTATCCCTTGGCTTTAAATTCCGAGACTAGCACCAGATTAGGAAAAAAAGTTAACAAAAAAACGTCCTCGAATAATACGACGACATGCATTGATTGTTAAGTAGACGTTTGTCAGCATAAAGAAAACATGGAACCATAATAAGTGTTAACTATAACTCCAGTGCATTTTGCCATGAATACTGAGGACGCATCTTTGTGAAACGGCGCTAAGCACTGGATATCCACTAATTAAAATCTGATCGGTTTTTATTGCTCTATCAACGCATATGTAACCAAGTGAACAGCTGAACGTGTGATTGGTTTATTCAGCTAACATCGCACTGGGATTTTTAGCAAAACTAGCCCACGCCTCGCCATACAACATGTCCAAACTGGATGAATTGCGATTTATCCTCTTGGCGATGCGTGAAGGATAGGCTcaaatctgaaagaaaaaaaaaagacgtgtaaTAGAATGACACCTGTTGGTGCATTACTTCAAGAGAGTGCTtttaaatgaagaaagaaagaaaggaagaaagaaagaaagaaagcgagaaagaaagcaagaaagaaataaagaaagaaagaaagaaagaaagaaagaaagaaagaaagaaagaaagaaagaaagcgataaAATTTTTCTTCGCCAGGTTCGCATTCCTTATGCCTTTCACCTTACAAAAGCGCATGAAAAATTTTGAACTCTGGCTGAGTTAAATGAAACAGTGCAAATGAAACGTGCATTCTGGCACAACGGTCTCCCATCATGAGTCTTAATAAGCCACGCAGGCACGTTCGCGGTGGTCGACAAGGCGGGGATAGGTTCGTAAATCCCATCAATAAAACATCTGCGAAAATTCTGTGATATTTATACTTGACTGCCATCATTTCAACCTGTTCTTGAGGCTCTCGCGACCTAATACAAACCATTTTTTTAATAGATTGAGAAACGTCTGCGTTTCTTCCaatattataattttaaattttccggagcgcaagaaagtaatGTTCCGTGATACATATAGCGCGCCTTTCGTCCCAGGGCAACGCTTCTCTATGTTATGCAATATGAAGGGCTATCTTTCATTTATTATAACAATGTCTGAACCTACATGTTGCTTTTATCCTATATGTTTTATCCTATATGTTATTTTTATGAAAACTTTCTTTTCGCATTACAGCGTTACAAGGTTGCGAGTTACGGTAGGCTTCGATGTAAGCGATTGTAGATGGCGGTGCATCTATCGCTGCCCACAAGGCACTATTTGTGAAGGCACCTTCACCTTGGCTTCTTCGAGTTTGCATAACGTCATTGTAAGGGATTGAAAAGCATGAAGTATAAAAACAAACCTGCTGTGAAATTCGAAACATCAGTGATATAATATCAGGGACCGAACAGAAAGTTTTTCGTTTGTAAGAGCCGTTACCATATGCCGGTCACCCTTACATATAATATGTCCAACATTGTGATTGGCTGACAGCTGCTCTTACGAAAAGTTCTACCGCAAGACATATTTCATGCATACGAGACCGGCTGCGAGGTCCAAAAGAGCGATGTTGTTATTCACAAAATATTCGAGGTTACTCACTAAATAATTTTAAAGTCAGCCAAGAAAGGACAAGACGACAGCAATTTAGACACAATGTTTGGTTAGTCTCTTAATTTCAgtcgaactctattctgctcatCGAGACATAAAGAACCGGTACCTGTGATAAGGTGCAATATCGAAAACGATGCCGTTGAGATGCAGAACTTAAACATACGTAAGTGTGTCGGCGTCCGTCAAACTGACAAACGTAGATGCAAGATTTTTGCATTTCCTCGCCGGTCCAGCACTCTGCTTGCCGAGCTTACACACGCTAGTAAACTTTTGATTAAAGAAGGCTGCTGGCATTTTCCTActgtcacccgcaccacaattaTAACATGTCGCACTCGTTTCTGTCCCATTAAGCTGCTTTCATATATTCGCTGCTCGCCTCGTTCCTTTGTTACCTGTAAGCTGCCACGTAGGTAAGATTGATGTTGACAGGCGTTGCGCCGCGTTGACTTGTTGGGCAAAGTCCCATCTCGCGCTGCCCGTGCTTTCAGGTTTCTGTAAAATTCTAAAAGGATTCTCAAGGCAGCGAAAAGAATTCTCGTTGTCTCGCCCGAGCACTGGTTTGGGCGACGTCGAGATGAAAATAGGCTTCAGATGCGTCACCGCGACCAGGAAGTAgttattccttttcttttgtttttttttcgtttttatttattttatttttttggacGACGAAAAATATTTCAGGTGACGTACTTCAAAGGCAGCGCATGCTGGCAAATTGGAATTTCTGGCGTTTCCTCTCCGGACCAGTGGAGCTGAAGCTGGAGGAACACCTTGTGTGTGTGCTCGCGGGCACACCTTCAAATGCGCGAGGCGACGTCAGCCAATGCCCAAAATACGCTGCAGTGCTTGAGCTTTGCTGCAGCTCGTGAAAACAAACATGCAGTGAGGCTTTCGTGACTCGCTATCGGCCGTTGCCAGTAGAACGACCAATCACTAGAGCCTGCAGCAGCAGGGGCCGGGAAACGTGGCAGCCAATCTTCGGCCGCAAACGCCTACGTGAACTCGGCTTGCGATTGACACAGGCCGTTCGTACCTTCCACAACACTGCACGTATTTAGTCGGCCGGAGCATAGGCTCTAGGGAAAATGGCAGCGGCTGCGGAAAGGACACGCTAAAGGCACTTGACACGAGCCGCCCAGGGGCACGTGCTAGGTTGCTTCGATATGATTTCGGGTTCTTCGTCGGCAGCAGAATAACGAAGAAAGACAGGCCAGAGGTAATCAGCAGCGGCGGGTTCGAGTAAtaacaccgccgccgccgccgccgccgccgccgccttcgCTCAGCCGCATCCCAAGCGGCCATCGTAAAAGGAGAATAACCAATCAGCGTATAGCAGGTGCCGTGTCTCGATGCCAGAAGATCGGCTATACCGACAGAGAAGGCAGTGAAGCCTTCTTCCCCTTTTCCATTCTCCTTTTCCGCTGCAGGCGTTCGTTTTGCTGCGTGGCAGCTGTCGCGAGGAATAATTAAAACGAATGCTCGCCTTGTAGCTCcgcgataaaaaaaagaactcggtTTGACTCATTGTCaccaatgtctttctttttttttttttctccatctctCTCTTTGTGCAGGTACGTACTACGTGCGACCGCGCTTTGGTGCTGTAGCGCGCGTGTCCACCTGGCTGGCACGACAGAATGAAGATGAACCGATCCGACGCGCCCAAGAAGCTGCGTCTTTGCTTCGGGGCGAACGGGTTCTGATCAAACGGTGAGACGCAGCGCAGAGTTGCGCTGTACGCGTAgctgtgctgctgcagcgctGAGTGCTTCGAAGGCTCCGTTGATGTGCATTTAGTACagcgacagcgtttttttttatccacGTCGCGGGAAAAGTAACGGGCCCTTAGCGGTTCCTAAAGTGTGACGCGTTGACTGTAAATGTCATGGTGGCCCTTTGGGATCTTGGAGATGAAATAGAAGAGAACGCTGGCTACGCTGGAGCTTAAGCAAAACAAAATTTATGAATACTGCGCAACCATTAAAGAAAGTTCTTCAATTTTATCGTGTGTTAGGTGAGCAAAAAAAATAAGTGAACTATGATCAATGAGTCGTGTGATTCTAGCTGTCACGATTCTCCCTAGAGGAGGATCTGAAGAGCCTCAGGTGGCGCAACAGACGTTCTTGTAAGAGTCGCATTGCGCTTAGTCGTTCTCTTACAAGAAGGAATCCTCTGGGCAAACGCTGCTTGCTGGCGGCTACTCCAATCCCATGGCGCGCTTCAGGTTCAATACAAGACCGTGAGGACGACTGCACTTTATTAACAGCGCTCTAGGATTCATGATCATTGCATTACGATGTATAATACACGATCTAACTCATGCGCCATGTGGTTCTTCTGCAATAGCCCAAGTGTCGGCCCCGAGCCAGACGTGCGCGATAGAGATGCTCCCGTCCATCTACCATTGGTGTGTTGCAATCGTGTGCTGTCTCTACACGGCGCTCTTGCTATACGTATATAGTACAACAGGCTATGCCTGAGTGAATTGCCGCTATTTTCATCTACTATTTTTCCATTCGtgctttttattctttcttttatcttttttatcttttcttgttgttctttTGCACTCCTTAATTGCTGGAGTTTATTTTTGATGATTAAGATAGCCAGCCCTTCAATAACCTATTCTTCCAGGCTCTCGTCATTTAATAAACAACAATCACAAGTAACGTCATTTTTTTGTTTACCTTGCTTAGAGCACGACCTCTTGATGCAGGACGAGCATCTAATCTTTGAATATCTCATAGCAAACATACTCTCGTATACTTGCGCTCAACGCTTCGTAGTTAAGTTCTCAGATTTGCGTGCCCAAATAGGACGGAATCACAATCATCAGCTTCGTGCTTTGCTCGGTCATGTTATTTATTGTTTTCTTATTCTCACATTCTCACAGCAAAGGATTAAGGATCCAAAATATATGGGTAACTCATTCTAGCTCCAACAGAGCAGGCTCATTAGCGTCCTGTGGCGAATAAATTGCTGCGCTGTAAGCCGGGATGGAAGGGACGTGGAAGTTATGCATACGGCGGGAATCTGGTATTGACTCACGGGTTAAACTCTCCCTGGTTGCTCAGGGCCAATTTTGTTCTGGTTATGAGCCCTATATAGCGGTGTTTATCcccggccacagtggccacaGTCTGATGACAACGCAATCAAAGGGCATTGGAGTTAGCGAAAATTCCAATGCGTGTTAAAGACCAAATGGAGGGAGGGGGCCTTGTTGGTGTTGGGGGCAGCTGTATGACGTCGTCGTTTATTTATAAGGTATAGGACGTTATGATGgttagttgggcgtgttggttaagcatgatctgaagtgaacgCGGAACAACGATGgtggacaaagaaggaacacacacacaaggtgttccttcttcgtccaccgtcgttgtcgcgccttcacttcagatcatgcttaaccaacacgcccatctatccatcctaacgtcgtATATTTCTTGTAGATCGGGCCCTTCACTATGTCTCGGGCactctgtgtgtgttccttcttcgtccaccgtcattgtcgcgccttcacttcagaacatGCTTAGAAGGTATAGCTTCGGAacattaggagaaaaagaaacacattgcCAGCAGATCAAAAGAAAAAGCTTTACTTTTTAACGATGGTCTCGCACGTGGTACTCTCATTCGAGGTCCATCCCTCTGCCTGCTCTAACGACACAGCCTACTGCTTAACCACTTATTCGTTCTGGGAATGAACGTACAAACCTTCTAAGCAAGTGATTTCCGCCATCCGTTTCGATAGCAAGCCAGATGGTATCATAATTGCTGGGGTGCGAACGCTCGGTAATCATTGGTGATCAGTGAGCACTCCTACGTAAAATAAGCTTTTGTTGTTTTGAGTACGCGTCCTGAAACAGATGAGTGTACACGCCTTATTATCATTGTGGTAAAGGTGCTTCTAGCGTTCGCACAGGCTACTAGCCGTACTGTCTTTAATGAAAAGCTCGCCAGAGGTGTGCCTACAAATCTGTAATTTTGCTGGGGGAGGCTAGCTGATTTCAGGGGAAGAAAATTAGAACGAGAGGACCGTTAGACGCGGGATAGTTGTAATTACTTGTAATTTCGCAAGCGTAAATTTATTGCAGCGGGGAAAGAACGAGAACTGGCGGTGGCAAGGAACGACAGCGCAGAAAGAAAAGTTTGATCGAATGACCACTGTTCTTGTCATCTTTATCAGCGCACTTGAGTTTTAATTAGCGTCACGATAAAGTAAGAGTGAGCGCAAAAATAGCATGCGGAAATAATTAAACCATACAAAACAGAGCCACGATAAGGATGGTGTCGCTgcacttttttcttttacagAGCAAGGAATAACCAACTTTACTTACAGGTTTAGAGAGGAAGGCAACTACGTGAAATATCGCAGTCTTGTTCAAGCTGGCAAATCGACACTAACTGAACCATGACAGGGCTGGAATTATCAATGCTGGATAAGGATCTTCTAAAAGTGAGTATAACAACGGGGAAACTAAGTCTGAAGTCTGAACGCATTGTCGAGGAATAGCTTACTCGCTACGCCCACAAGATCGCTCACAGAATGAATCACTGTGGAACTGCAAGGCTCAAATTATCCAGTAATAGCCTCACCGAGCAATGGCGCAGAGCAGCTGCATATTCTCTCTCCGCGCCATCTTTAGGTGGTCACTGGCGGACGCACGCGGCGAAGACGAAGTTCTTATGGATTTGTTTTTACGCATTGTAAATGTATTTCAAGTACAGCGCATTCTTTTTTACTCTACGGGAAACAGTTATAGCGGTAATTTCAAGGTGACTAATTTAGTGCAAGGTACCAAATTTAGCCTGCAGTGTATCTGGCAGTCTTCACGCAATTGGTGGCAGGGTATAGGAGAGCGTGGGGGTTTAAAAAACGATGGGGTTACACACAATGAAATACCTGAGATGAAGCACTGAAAGCACTTGTGGGGTCCTTTTGTGGAAACTCCTTGTATCCATGCATTGGTGGACAGTTTTTGTCAGCTTGCATTGTACTTGCGGTTTCGTCAGCTTGAGGTCCGGTCACCTGCTCCAAACTTGAGGATATGGTGCTGAAATTCATGATTTTGACTGGCATACATAACGTAGCATTTTAGAAGTACGTCAAAGGAATATTTATATAATAGTCTATGACATTTATTGCTAGCTAAACTTATGTACTTATCTGTTTGTTCAAGTGACTGAAGAGAAAGAGGTGGTCAAGTGATAAGGAAAGTGAGAGTGGTTAACCGGGTTTAACAAAGTCTTCTGCCTAGTGACTGGATGTTATGTGCATTTCTGGTGACCTGTCTTCATGTATCTGCTTCTGGCATCCCTGCTTAATGACGTATTGCGCTATGCGTCGTCATCCAGGCCTGTCACTCCTATTCGTACGTATCCATTCGTATGTATGTCAAAAGCAGCAGCCAGTTCCACTTATATGTACATTTTCGAAAACCTTGTGCGATACTTTGCTTTAGAGCAACTACACTAGGATATGCTGATACACTAACTTGTTTATTACAGTACACATTGCCAATGTTACTATGTCGTGCAAGTAACAAATATTTGCTAAGATTCTCTGGTGGTACACTTTGCTAAGTGAGGTGTAATATGTATATGTCTGAGAAAGTAAgataaaaaaagttgttttacCAATACCGAGAAAGATTGGAAACTTTCCTACATCAAGCTTTTGCGCTTCCTTTTCTAGAATCCAAGCTTCTTGCGTGCTCAACGGACAGCTCGCCAAACATAAGACATTGCTGAAGATGAACCAGCCCAACTACCAGGCTGAGTTAGCGCAGATAATTTTTCTCTATAGAAAGGTAGAAGTAGTAATTAGGGATAACGCAAAACTTATTCTCTATCAAAAATACTCATTCGAGATTAAGGTggtcaaacaaagaaaaaagatgcATGCGGCACCGCAAATGCGGCTCATTATTTCTAAATCCAAAATACATGGAAAACTAGAATCCCCTTTTACATAGACTTACTAGCCCGAAAATTATTTCGTAGCATTATATCAAAATGAGCAACCGTGCAACTTGTCGCAGAAACGTGACAAAATTTCTGGAGAAATAACCGATTGCAATTACAAAAACTTCATTCACAAATGTAATTGATTATAGGTACCAATAACTGTGCCACGAAAGTAGTAATTGAGaaattattcatcatcatcatcatcagcctattttatgtccactgcaggacgaaggcctctccctgcgttctccaattacccctgtcctacgccaaccgataCCAACGAGTGCCTGAGAAtctcttaatttcatcacccaacgtagtcttctgccgtcctcgactgcgcctcccttctcttggcgcccatttTGTAACCATAATGATTCACCGGTTATCTATCGTACGCAATACATGACCTTTCCAGCTCTATTTTTATTTGCttagtgtcaattagaatatcggctatccccgtttgctgtcTCATCCAtaccgctcttttcctgtctcttaacgctacgccTAACCTTCTTTCCGTCGGTCTTTGCGCGTTCTTTAACTtcctctcgagcttctttgtcaaacTCTGTTAGCACAGGTAAAGTGctttgattgtacacctttcttttcaacgatagtggtaagcttccagtcaggatctgacaatgtctgccgtatgcactccaacccatttttattcttctgtaaatttccttctcgtgatcagagtcccctgtgagtaattggcctaCGTAAACGTACtcgttcacagactctagaggctaatTGGCGATCCTGAGCCCTTGTTTCCTTGtaggctattgagcattatctttgtcttgtgcatattgatcttcaacccTACTCCTACACTTTCTACGTtatggtcctcaatcatttgttgtaattcatcccCTGTGTTTCTtaacaagacaatgtcatctgcaaaccgaaggttgttgagatatttgccattgatcctcactcctaagccttcccagtttcatagcttgaatacttcttccaagcatgcagtgaa
Coding sequences within it:
- the LOC129385057 gene encoding uncharacterized protein — protein: MTLGHARRRIRPTGVFAVSSLLLLLFVTTGEPSHGKGLTTPVPAASSAPAAAATKEEPPHAYRSRHTKKGTYYVRPRFGAVARVSTWLARQNEDEPIRRAQEAASLLRGERVLIKRFREEGNYVKYRSLVQAGKSTLTEP